A region from the Riemerella anatipestifer genome encodes:
- a CDS encoding OmpA family protein — translation MKKYIFAVAAISFMVSCKKIQPGGNKNILKLEEGVERYTDDAQGNGHSAHAEGYHASGVKEEVTIDLEGVTLKGYKGGMEDTMLSFLKSGKYASSSDDVLKNVWYDFDHVNFKMGSTNQLESGAEQIDNLAKILKAYPDAKIKIGGYTDKTGSEETNVKISQARAEFIKAQLEKAGVGAQVVSAEGYGSKFAKVAADASDEERASDRKMSVRFTK, via the coding sequence ATGAAAAAATATATTTTTGCAGTAGCTGCTATTTCGTTTATGGTATCTTGTAAGAAGATTCAGCCAGGAGGCAATAAGAATATTCTTAAACTAGAAGAAGGAGTAGAAAGATATACAGATGATGCACAAGGTAATGGGCATTCTGCTCACGCGGAAGGTTATCATGCTTCAGGAGTTAAAGAAGAGGTAACTATAGACTTGGAAGGTGTTACGCTGAAAGGATATAAAGGTGGAATGGAAGATACGATGTTATCTTTCCTTAAGTCGGGGAAGTATGCATCTTCTTCAGACGATGTTCTTAAGAATGTTTGGTATGATTTTGACCATGTTAACTTTAAAATGGGTTCTACCAATCAGTTAGAGTCTGGTGCAGAACAAATAGATAACTTAGCGAAAATATTAAAGGCATATCCAGACGCTAAAATTAAAATTGGAGGTTATACAGATAAAACAGGTAGCGAGGAAACTAATGTTAAAATATCTCAAGCTAGAGCAGAATTTATTAAGGCTCAGTTAGAAAAAGCAGGCGTAGGAGCTCAAGTGGTATCGGCAGAAGGGTATGGAAGTAAATTTGCTAAAGTAGCAGCAGATGCTTCTGATGAAGAAAGAGCTTCGGATAGAAAAATGTCTGTAAGATTCACAAAATAA
- a CDS encoding dipeptidase: MQETQNYIQNHKKRFLDELIELLKIASISADPAYNQDVLNCAEEVAKHLANAGADAVEVCETKGYPIVFGEKIIDPSLPTVLVYGHYDVQPPDPLELWESGPFEPVVKETPLHPEGAIFARGAADDKGQFFMHLKAFEAMMKTNVLPCNVKFIIEGEEEVGSASLADFLKENQSKLSCDVILISDTGLYSMEQPTVTTGLRGLSYVEVEVEGPNRDLHSGLYGGAVPNPINVLSKMIGSLIDDNGRITVEGFYDNVEVVSLEERAEMNKLKDDVESFKKSIGLNGIQGEEGYTTLERTSIRPTLDVNGMWGGYIGEGAKTVIPSKAFAKISMRLVPNQTPEEITEKFVNHFKKIASDSVKVKVTPHHGGMPYVLKSDTNEFLAAKKAMEKAFGKEVLPFRSGGSIPITALFEEVLGAKCVLMGFGLDTDAIHSPNEHYGLYNFYKGIESIPYFFQYYTEMKTK, encoded by the coding sequence ATGCAAGAAACACAAAATTACATTCAAAACCACAAGAAAAGATTTTTAGACGAACTTATAGAATTGCTTAAAATAGCTTCTATTAGTGCAGACCCAGCTTATAATCAAGATGTGCTTAACTGTGCTGAAGAGGTAGCAAAACACCTAGCTAATGCGGGAGCAGATGCGGTGGAGGTATGCGAAACTAAAGGTTACCCTATTGTATTTGGTGAGAAAATTATAGACCCGTCACTTCCTACGGTATTAGTTTATGGGCATTACGATGTGCAGCCGCCAGACCCTTTGGAATTGTGGGAAAGTGGTCCTTTTGAGCCTGTAGTTAAAGAAACTCCTCTGCACCCAGAAGGAGCAATTTTTGCAAGAGGAGCGGCAGACGATAAAGGTCAGTTTTTTATGCATTTAAAGGCGTTTGAAGCGATGATGAAGACCAATGTCCTTCCTTGCAATGTTAAATTTATCATAGAAGGCGAGGAAGAAGTTGGTTCGGCTAGTTTGGCAGATTTCCTTAAAGAAAACCAATCTAAACTGTCTTGTGATGTTATTCTGATTTCGGATACGGGGCTTTACTCTATGGAGCAACCTACGGTAACTACGGGGCTTAGAGGTCTTAGCTATGTGGAAGTAGAGGTAGAAGGTCCTAACCGAGATTTACATTCTGGGCTTTATGGAGGAGCTGTTCCTAACCCTATCAATGTGTTGTCTAAGATGATAGGTAGCCTTATAGATGATAATGGGAGAATAACAGTGGAAGGTTTCTACGACAATGTAGAAGTTGTTTCTCTTGAGGAAAGAGCAGAAATGAATAAATTGAAAGACGATGTAGAGTCTTTTAAAAAGTCAATTGGGCTTAATGGTATACAAGGAGAAGAAGGCTATACTACTTTGGAAAGAACTTCTATTAGACCAACTTTAGATGTTAATGGTATGTGGGGAGGCTATATTGGGGAAGGTGCTAAAACCGTAATACCATCTAAGGCATTTGCTAAAATTTCAATGAGGTTAGTGCCTAACCAAACACCAGAAGAAATTACGGAGAAATTTGTAAATCACTTTAAGAAAATAGCATCAGATAGCGTTAAAGTAAAAGTAACACCACACCACGGAGGAATGCCTTATGTTTTAAAGAGTGATACCAATGAGTTTTTAGCTGCTAAAAAAGCAATGGAAAAAGCTTTTGGAAAAGAAGTTTTACCATTTAGAAGTGGTGGTAGTATCCCAATTACGGCGTTGTTTGAGGAAGTTTTAGGAGCTAAATGTGTATTGATGGGCTTTGGTTTGGATACAGATGCAATACATTCTCCTAATGAGCATTATGGTTTATACAACTTCTATAAAGGTATAGAAAGTATCCCATATTTCTTCCAATACTATACAGAGATGAAAACTAAGTAA
- a CDS encoding GIN domain-containing protein, with amino-acid sequence MKNLKNWTLLFLTLFVVSVYSQKVNLTNVPTKTQTFDVASFNQLKVQSNIGVKLVKSNKEKVEVTSNALDYLTVVSSNGVLTLKYKPNTSLKNAKTKAIVYTKNINKMELSGASSVESQDTFSTSDIRLSGASNVSGNFNAKNINLSCSGASDFKGNLNADSTIIKLSGASDFKGNLNADNTAIKISGASNTSGTITVKSAKIEVSGASNINSKINAANVTTLEVSSASEVVLKGSSNKIIARASGASKIDLSDLSYSSIEKESHSMSKIISK; translated from the coding sequence ATGAAAAATCTGAAAAATTGGACCTTATTGTTCCTTACCTTGTTTGTGGTTAGCGTGTATTCGCAAAAAGTAAACCTTACCAATGTACCTACCAAAACACAAACTTTTGATGTGGCTAGTTTTAACCAGCTTAAAGTTCAGTCCAATATAGGAGTTAAATTAGTAAAATCTAATAAAGAGAAAGTGGAGGTAACTTCTAACGCTTTAGATTACCTTACCGTTGTTTCTAGCAATGGTGTGCTTACATTAAAATACAAGCCTAACACCTCTCTAAAAAATGCTAAAACCAAAGCCATCGTCTATACCAAAAACATCAACAAAATGGAATTGAGCGGTGCTTCTTCGGTAGAGAGTCAAGACACATTCAGTACTAGTGATATTCGTTTGAGCGGAGCTTCTAATGTTTCTGGAAACTTTAATGCTAAAAACATCAACCTTAGTTGCAGTGGTGCAAGTGATTTTAAAGGCAACCTAAATGCCGACAGTACTATCATTAAGCTCAGTGGCGCAAGTGACTTTAAAGGTAACCTAAATGCCGACAATACTGCCATTAAGATTAGTGGAGCAAGTAATACCTCTGGAACTATTACCGTTAAGAGTGCTAAAATTGAAGTAAGCGGTGCATCTAACATCAACAGTAAAATAAATGCAGCTAATGTAACTACTTTGGAAGTTTCTAGTGCTTCTGAAGTTGTTTTAAAAGGAAGTTCTAACAAAATAATAGCCCGTGCTAGTGGAGCTTCTAAAATAGATTTATCTGACTTGTCTTACAGCAGTATAGAAAAAGAAAGCCACTCTATGAGTAAAATAATTTCCAAATAA
- a CDS encoding polyprenyl synthetase family protein: protein MKFLDRYQDLVAEAIEKHQFKNEPKELYEPMNYIISHGGKRLRPIMVLMGCELFGGSLEKAMKPALAIEFFHNFTLIHDDIMDDAPLRRNKPTIHTLHGINVGILSGDALLIKAYQFFEDLEPELFKKCITLFSETGAVLCEGQQMDVNFETNSSVTYEDYIKMITYKTGVLSAASFKIGAMVAGATEQEAEALYQFGKHIGIAFQIMDDYLDVFGNQEQFGKKHAGDIFENKKTVLYLLAMENATEEERKELNYWYSKKTDNIDKIYCVEKIFRRTKVDEKVLRLIQKHNQIGQDCLKTINLPEDKKQPFIELANYLLKRES, encoded by the coding sequence ATGAAATTCTTAGACAGATACCAAGACCTAGTAGCGGAAGCAATAGAAAAGCATCAATTCAAAAACGAGCCGAAAGAACTCTATGAGCCTATGAACTATATCATTTCTCATGGAGGGAAACGCCTGAGACCTATTATGGTACTAATGGGGTGTGAACTTTTTGGAGGTAGTTTAGAAAAGGCGATGAAACCAGCTTTGGCTATAGAGTTTTTTCATAATTTTACGCTTATCCACGACGATATTATGGACGATGCCCCACTTAGAAGAAATAAACCTACAATACATACGCTACACGGCATCAATGTAGGTATTCTGTCGGGAGATGCATTACTCATTAAAGCCTATCAGTTTTTTGAAGATTTAGAGCCAGAACTATTTAAAAAGTGTATCACTTTATTTTCCGAAACGGGAGCAGTGCTTTGCGAGGGGCAGCAGATGGACGTTAATTTTGAAACCAACTCTAGCGTTACCTACGAAGATTATATAAAAATGATAACCTATAAAACGGGGGTGCTTAGTGCCGCTTCGTTTAAGATAGGAGCTATGGTAGCAGGAGCTACCGAGCAGGAGGCAGAGGCATTGTATCAATTTGGTAAACATATCGGGATTGCGTTCCAGATTATGGACGATTATTTAGATGTCTTCGGAAATCAGGAGCAGTTTGGAAAGAAACACGCAGGTGATATTTTTGAAAATAAAAAGACAGTACTTTACCTATTAGCAATGGAAAACGCGACTGAGGAAGAGCGAAAAGAGCTTAACTATTGGTACTCTAAAAAGACGGATAATATAGACAAAATCTACTGTGTAGAAAAGATTTTTAGAAGAACAAAAGTAGATGAAAAGGTGCTGAGATTGATACAAAAGCACAACCAAATCGGTCAAGATTGTTTAAAAACCATTAATCTACCAGAAGATAAAAAACAACCTTTTATAGAGTTGGCTAATTACCTTTTGAAAAGAGAATCTTAA
- a CDS encoding SDR family NAD(P)-dependent oxidoreductase, with the protein MIVLGSNSEVAQAFVEEVLSEGQRFRNLYLFTSNRESAEKFAKHIEVKYLQHSQVIMLDLMQPIDFKVLEEVDSELLFCASGYLGKGTEEGLLNHKNTEAIVDINYAKLIPLLNYFAEKMASKRAGTMVVLSSVAGDRGRQSNFIYGSAKAGLTAYLSGLRNYLFHRKVHVMTVKPGFMATKMTEGMPLNPKLTATPKQAAASIYKAYKAKRNVAYVLPVWWAIMLIIKNIPEFIFKKLKL; encoded by the coding sequence ATGATTGTACTAGGTAGTAATTCAGAAGTGGCACAAGCCTTTGTGGAAGAGGTGTTGTCTGAGGGGCAAAGATTTAGGAATCTTTATCTTTTCACTTCTAATAGAGAAAGTGCAGAGAAATTTGCAAAACATATAGAAGTAAAATATCTTCAGCATAGCCAAGTTATCATGTTGGATTTAATGCAACCTATTGATTTCAAAGTATTAGAAGAAGTAGATTCGGAGCTTTTATTCTGTGCTTCTGGTTACTTAGGTAAAGGCACCGAAGAGGGATTATTAAATCACAAAAATACAGAAGCTATCGTTGATATTAACTACGCCAAACTTATTCCGTTGCTCAATTATTTTGCTGAAAAAATGGCATCTAAAAGAGCTGGAACTATGGTGGTTTTGTCTTCAGTAGCGGGAGATAGAGGCAGACAGAGTAATTTTATTTACGGAAGTGCTAAGGCGGGATTAACCGCTTATCTAAGCGGACTTAGAAATTATTTGTTCCACAGAAAAGTGCACGTAATGACGGTGAAGCCAGGTTTTATGGCAACCAAAATGACGGAAGGTATGCCACTTAATCCAAAACTCACCGCAACACCTAAACAAGCAGCGGCGTCTATATATAAAGCTTACAAAGCCAAAAGGAATGTGGCGTATGTATTGCCTGTATGGTGGGCTATTATGCTGATTATAAAAAACATTCCTGAGTTTATATTTAAAAAACTGAAACTTTAA
- a CDS encoding HAD family hydrolase: protein MKKLYLFDFDGTLTTEDTLFLYLKFYNSSKYRIQFLRYIPLFILLKMKLLKAEKVKESFIASILAGESKERIEKRSKAFFEEYYPKLFRTNALEFIEKIDKEKTVAFIVTASLDIWVRPFAEHFGMGLLATEAEFKDGKFSGKFKTKNCNGEEKVKRIKQATEGLKYDKSIAFGDTAGDHAVLKWANEGLFQFFH from the coding sequence ATGAAAAAACTATATCTATTCGACTTTGATGGTACACTTACCACAGAGGACACTTTATTTCTATATCTTAAATTCTATAACAGCAGTAAATATAGAATACAATTTTTAAGGTACATTCCACTTTTTATTCTTTTGAAAATGAAACTTCTCAAAGCAGAGAAGGTCAAAGAGAGCTTTATTGCTTCTATACTTGCAGGAGAATCTAAAGAACGAATAGAGAAGAGGTCTAAAGCCTTTTTTGAAGAATATTATCCAAAACTTTTCAGGACTAATGCTTTGGAATTTATAGAAAAAATAGATAAAGAGAAGACGGTGGCGTTCATTGTAACAGCATCGTTGGATATTTGGGTTCGTCCTTTTGCGGAGCATTTTGGTATGGGGCTTTTGGCTACGGAAGCCGAGTTTAAAGATGGGAAATTTTCAGGTAAGTTTAAAACCAAAAATTGCAACGGAGAAGAAAAAGTAAAAAGAATAAAACAGGCTACAGAAGGGCTTAAATATGATAAAAGTATAGCCTTTGGAGATACAGCAGGAGACCACGCAGTGCTGAAATGGGCTAATGAAGGTTTGTTTCAATTTTTTCATTAA
- a CDS encoding cysteine desulfurase family protein: MSKIYLDNAATTPLLDEVIEEMVNSMKFCYGNPSSTHSIGQEAKTRIEAVRRQIADYLKVQPGEIIFTSCGTESNNMIIKSCVEHLGVERIITSPIEHKCVAETCLDMKKRKGVELVYLRSNAQGDIDLVKLEQELKKSDKKTLVTLMHANNEIGNILDIKKVSTLCKENGALFHSDTVQTVAHLDLDFQEVPLDFASCSAHKFHGPKGVGFAFVRKASGLQSLITGGPQERSLRAGTENVSGIVGLGKALEIAMSNLESYTSHIKEIKNYAIEQLSENISGVKFNGRSAEQNSSLYTVLSVLLPFKNPLLSLQLDMKGIAISQGSACSSGAGKPSMVMMMVVDEDDMEHTTPLRVSFSHLTTKTDIDALVQALKEIQQEL; the protein is encoded by the coding sequence ATGAGTAAAATATATTTAGATAATGCGGCTACTACGCCACTTTTAGACGAAGTAATAGAGGAAATGGTAAACTCTATGAAATTTTGTTATGGTAATCCTTCTTCTACGCATAGTATAGGGCAAGAGGCTAAAACTAGGATAGAAGCTGTGAGACGCCAAATCGCCGATTATTTAAAGGTGCAACCTGGCGAAATTATCTTTACTTCGTGCGGTACAGAGTCTAATAATATGATTATTAAATCTTGCGTGGAGCATTTGGGGGTGGAGCGAATTATTACCTCTCCTATAGAGCACAAATGCGTGGCGGAGACTTGCTTGGATATGAAGAAACGCAAGGGAGTGGAGTTGGTATATCTTCGCTCTAATGCACAGGGGGATATAGATTTGGTAAAACTAGAGCAAGAGTTAAAGAAATCGGATAAAAAAACTTTGGTTACTCTAATGCACGCCAATAATGAGATAGGTAATATTTTAGACATCAAAAAGGTATCTACACTGTGTAAAGAAAATGGAGCTTTATTCCATTCGGATACGGTGCAAACGGTAGCTCATTTAGATTTAGATTTTCAAGAAGTGCCTTTGGATTTTGCCTCTTGTAGTGCTCATAAATTCCACGGACCTAAAGGAGTGGGGTTTGCTTTTGTTAGGAAAGCTTCAGGGCTTCAGTCGCTTATAACAGGAGGACCTCAGGAGAGAAGTCTTCGTGCAGGTACGGAAAATGTGAGTGGTATTGTAGGACTTGGTAAGGCTTTAGAAATTGCAATGAGCAACCTAGAAAGCTATACTTCTCATATTAAAGAAATAAAGAATTACGCAATAGAGCAATTATCTGAAAATATTTCAGGAGTTAAATTTAACGGAAGAAGTGCAGAACAGAATAGTAGTCTTTATACGGTATTGAGTGTTTTATTACCGTTTAAAAACCCATTATTGAGCTTGCAGTTGGATATGAAAGGGATTGCTATTTCTCAAGGGAGTGCTTGTAGTTCTGGGGCTGGTAAGCCTTCTATGGTAATGATGATGGTGGTAGATGAAGATGATATGGAGCATACTACACCTCTAAGAGTATCTTTTAGTCATCTTACCACTAAGACAGATATAGATGCGTTAGTACAGGCTCTTAAAGAAATACAGCAAGAATTATAG
- the trxA gene encoding thioredoxin, whose translation MALEITDSNFKEVVINSDKPVLVDFWAVWCGPCRMLGPIVEELANDFEGKAVVGKVDVDNNQQVAMEYGIRNIPTVLIFKNGEVVDKLVGVSPKEVIAEKLSAHL comes from the coding sequence ATGGCATTAGAAATTACAGACAGCAATTTTAAAGAAGTAGTAATAAACTCAGACAAGCCTGTATTAGTAGACTTTTGGGCAGTATGGTGTGGGCCATGCAGAATGTTAGGGCCTATCGTAGAAGAATTAGCAAATGATTTTGAAGGTAAAGCGGTTGTGGGTAAGGTAGATGTAGATAACAATCAGCAGGTAGCTATGGAGTACGGTATTAGAAATATACCTACAGTTCTTATCTTCAAGAATGGAGAAGTGGTAGATAAGTTAGTAGGCGTGTCTCCTAAGGAGGTTATTGCAGAAAAATTATCAGCACATTTATAA
- the ppk2 gene encoding polyphosphate kinase 2: MIPKTDLEKMKTKGDLMKYLYKHQDEDSKYAALIEKIEYEDELKLLQAELVNLQNWIKNTGKKVAIIFEGRDASGKGGTIKRFAEHLNPRAMRIVALNKPTDVERGQWYFRRYIKELPNSGEIVFFDRSWYNRAVVEPVMGFCTPEQYEEYMVQVPEFEHMLYESGTHIIKFWFSVSKDEQLFRFNSRLQNPLKKWKYSPVDEKGQELWDEFTKYKNQMFSRTHNAFSPWVVVKSDNKKRARLEAIRYVLSQFNYEGKGENEVSLNPDPSVVQRYFRMIKQIDF; this comes from the coding sequence ATGATACCAAAGACTGATTTAGAGAAAATGAAAACCAAGGGGGATTTGATGAAATACCTCTATAAGCATCAAGATGAAGATTCCAAATATGCTGCTCTTATAGAAAAAATAGAGTATGAAGATGAGTTAAAATTGTTACAAGCTGAACTTGTAAATCTTCAGAACTGGATTAAAAATACAGGTAAAAAAGTTGCTATTATTTTTGAAGGGAGAGACGCTTCTGGTAAAGGCGGAACTATTAAGCGTTTTGCAGAACATCTTAACCCTCGTGCTATGCGTATTGTAGCTCTTAATAAGCCTACGGATGTGGAGCGAGGACAATGGTATTTTCGTAGGTATATTAAAGAACTTCCCAATTCTGGTGAGATTGTTTTCTTTGATAGGAGTTGGTATAATAGAGCGGTAGTAGAGCCTGTGATGGGGTTCTGTACACCAGAGCAATATGAGGAATATATGGTTCAGGTGCCAGAGTTTGAGCATATGCTTTACGAATCGGGGACACATATTATTAAATTTTGGTTTTCTGTAAGCAAAGATGAACAGTTATTCCGTTTTAATAGTAGACTTCAAAATCCGCTGAAAAAATGGAAATATAGTCCTGTAGATGAAAAAGGACAGGAACTATGGGATGAGTTCACAAAATACAAAAATCAGATGTTTTCTAGAACTCATAATGCCTTTTCGCCTTGGGTAGTGGTGAAGTCTGATAATAAAAAGAGAGCGAGGTTAGAAGCGATAAGATATGTGCTTAGTCAGTTTAATTACGAAGGAAAAGGAGAGAATGAGGTTTCTCTTAATCCAGACCCTAGTGTGGTACAGAGGTACTTTAGAATGATTAAGCAAATAGACTTTTAA
- the ppk2 gene encoding polyphosphate kinase 2 yields MELTDTQYKKLDTKKGLYALLQSDTLNPDKALRTIKYEKRLAKLQEELIKMQNWVVENKQRVIIIFEGRDAAGKGGAIRRITEHLNPREHRVVALPKPNEVEQGQWYFQRYISQLPKAGEIVFFDRSWYNRAVVEPVNGFCTKEEYDIFMSQVNEFEKMLVNSGTYLLKLYFSISKEEQAKRFADIIENPLKKWKYSPVDAKALDLWDVYTEYKEKMFEVSDTEIAPWKVLKANKKSKARVEALEYILDKIPYEPKNSEVITHEELED; encoded by the coding sequence ATGGAACTTACAGATACACAATATAAAAAACTAGATACTAAAAAGGGGCTTTACGCTCTATTGCAGTCAGATACGCTTAATCCAGACAAAGCATTGCGTACGATAAAGTACGAGAAAAGATTGGCCAAATTACAAGAAGAGCTTATCAAAATGCAAAATTGGGTAGTTGAAAATAAACAGAGAGTAATCATTATTTTTGAAGGTAGAGATGCCGCTGGTAAAGGAGGAGCGATAAGAAGAATTACTGAGCATCTTAACCCTAGAGAGCATCGTGTGGTTGCTCTTCCAAAGCCTAACGAGGTAGAACAAGGTCAATGGTATTTTCAGCGATACATCAGTCAGTTGCCAAAAGCTGGGGAAATTGTATTTTTCGATAGAAGTTGGTACAACCGTGCAGTAGTAGAGCCTGTTAATGGTTTTTGCACAAAAGAAGAGTATGATATTTTTATGTCACAAGTCAATGAGTTTGAAAAAATGCTAGTAAACTCGGGTACTTATTTGCTCAAATTGTATTTCTCCATTTCAAAAGAAGAACAAGCAAAGAGATTTGCTGATATTATAGAAAACCCTCTTAAAAAATGGAAGTATAGCCCTGTAGATGCTAAGGCTTTAGATTTATGGGATGTTTATACGGAATATAAGGAAAAAATGTTTGAGGTTTCGGATACAGAAATTGCACCGTGGAAGGTACTAAAAGCCAATAAAAAATCTAAGGCAAGAGTAGAGGCATTAGAGTATATATTGGATAAAATTCCGTACGAACCGAAGAATTCGGAGGTGATAACTCACGAAGAGTTAGAAGATTAA
- the lpdA gene encoding dihydrolipoyl dehydrogenase — protein MSQFDVTVIGSGPGGYVAAIRCAQLGFKTAIIEKYPTLGGTCLNVGCIPSKALLDSSEHFENAKHNFANHGIVINEPKADLARMIERKNEVVDQTTKGINFLMDKNKITVFEGVGSFETATKIKVTKNDGSTESIESKYTIIATGSKPSSLPFISLDKERIITSTEALNLKEIPKHLVVIGGGVIGLELGSVYKRLGSEVTVVEYLDKIIPGMDGSLSKELQKVLKKQGMKFMLSTAVSAVERKGDTVVVTAKDKKGEEVSVEGDYCLVSVGRRPYTEGLGLENAGVDLDERGRVKVNDHLQTNVSNIYAIGDVVKGAMLAHKAEEEGVFVAETLAGQKPHINYNLIPGVVYTWPEVAGVGKTEEQLKEEGVSYKVGSFPMRALGRSRASGDIDGLIKVLADEKTDEILGVHMIGARAADMIAEAVVAMEFRASAEDISRISHAHPTFTEAIKEAALDATGKRALHM, from the coding sequence ATGAGTCAATTTGATGTTACTGTTATCGGTTCTGGACCTGGAGGTTATGTGGCAGCTATTCGTTGTGCACAATTAGGTTTTAAAACAGCTATTATAGAGAAATATCCTACTTTGGGAGGGACATGTCTTAATGTAGGGTGTATTCCGTCTAAGGCACTTTTGGATAGTTCGGAACATTTTGAAAATGCTAAACATAACTTTGCAAACCACGGGATTGTTATCAACGAGCCTAAAGCAGATTTGGCTAGAATGATAGAGCGAAAAAACGAAGTGGTAGACCAAACTACTAAAGGAATCAATTTCCTAATGGACAAAAACAAAATTACAGTTTTTGAAGGAGTAGGAAGTTTTGAGACGGCAACTAAAATTAAAGTAACAAAAAATGATGGCTCTACAGAGTCTATTGAGTCTAAATATACCATTATAGCTACAGGTTCTAAGCCTTCTTCTTTACCTTTCATCAGTTTAGATAAAGAAAGAATCATAACCTCTACGGAAGCTCTTAATTTGAAAGAAATACCTAAACATCTTGTCGTAATTGGTGGTGGTGTGATAGGGTTGGAGCTTGGTTCTGTTTACAAAAGACTTGGTTCTGAGGTAACAGTGGTAGAGTATTTAGATAAAATTATCCCAGGAATGGACGGTTCTTTGTCTAAAGAATTACAAAAAGTTCTTAAAAAACAAGGAATGAAATTTATGCTTTCTACAGCAGTTTCTGCGGTGGAAAGAAAAGGTGATACAGTAGTAGTAACGGCTAAAGATAAAAAAGGAGAAGAAGTAAGTGTAGAGGGAGATTATTGCTTAGTATCAGTAGGAAGAAGACCTTATACGGAAGGTTTAGGCTTAGAAAATGCAGGTGTAGATTTAGACGAAAGAGGAAGAGTAAAAGTAAACGACCACCTTCAGACTAATGTGTCTAACATCTATGCGATTGGTGATGTGGTTAAAGGAGCTATGTTAGCTCACAAGGCGGAAGAAGAAGGTGTTTTTGTAGCAGAAACTTTAGCAGGGCAAAAACCTCATATCAACTACAATCTAATACCAGGGGTGGTTTACACTTGGCCAGAAGTGGCTGGAGTAGGGAAGACAGAAGAGCAGCTTAAAGAAGAAGGCGTTTCTTATAAGGTAGGAAGTTTCCCAATGAGAGCTTTGGGTAGGAGCCGTGCGAGTGGAGATATTGATGGACTAATTAAGGTATTGGCTGATGAAAAAACAGACGAAATTTTAGGAGTTCATATGATAGGAGCTCGTGCTGCGGATATGATTGCAGAAGCTGTGGTGGCTATGGAGTTCCGTGCGAGTGCCGAAGATATTTCAAGAATCTCTCACGCTCACCCAACATTTACAGAGGCTATTAAAGAAGCTGCTTTAGATGCTACAGGAAAAAGAGCATTGCATATGTAG
- a CDS encoding BlaI/MecI/CopY family transcriptional regulator, with protein MKIKQLTKAEEQVMQYLWQLEKGFLKDILEFFPEPKPHTNTVSTILKVLKEKGFVDYRVYGRQHEYFPIISQREYSKKSFGGIIKNYFGGSYKEAVSFLVEEKQMSVEDLELLLKELKK; from the coding sequence ATGAAAATAAAACAACTTACCAAAGCAGAAGAACAGGTAATGCAATATCTATGGCAGTTAGAAAAGGGTTTTTTAAAAGATATCTTAGAGTTTTTTCCAGAGCCCAAACCTCATACCAATACAGTATCTACAATACTTAAGGTTCTTAAGGAAAAAGGGTTTGTAGATTATCGTGTGTATGGTAGACAACACGAATATTTCCCTATAATTTCCCAAAGAGAGTATAGTAAAAAATCTTTTGGAGGTATTATTAAAAACTATTTTGGAGGGTCTTATAAAGAAGCTGTTTCTTTTTTAGTAGAAGAAAAACAGATGTCGGTGGAAGATTTAGAGTTATTATTAAAAGAACTTAAAAAATAA